Proteins from one Qingrenia yutianensis genomic window:
- a CDS encoding DUF3789 domain-containing protein — protein MLKLILIFFAGISVGGFLGVVFMCCFISAGQADKN, from the coding sequence ATGTTAAAACTTATACTTATATTCTTTGCAGGAATTTCGGTCGGCGGATTTCTTGGTGTTGTATTTATGTGTTGCTTTATCTCTGCCGGACAAGCCGATAAGAACTAA